One Cellulomonas sp. Y8 DNA segment encodes these proteins:
- a CDS encoding NAD(P)-binding domain-containing protein, whose product MTGDAEGRTVEGGAEPTPRSTAKVAVVGAGAVGATLAYAVLMRGAAREVVLYDVDTAKVRAQALDLAHGIQFVPMAHVVGTDDITACAGADVVVVTAGANQRPGQTRTDLAERTIGLMRTLVPQLVEVAPDAVFVMVTNPVDVVTYGAPVLRTPPAPGSSGPGRSWTPPGSGT is encoded by the coding sequence GTGACGGGTGACGCCGAGGGACGGACCGTGGAGGGCGGCGCTGAGCCGACCCCCCGCTCGACCGCGAAGGTCGCCGTGGTCGGCGCCGGCGCCGTCGGCGCGACCCTCGCCTACGCCGTGCTGATGCGCGGCGCGGCGCGGGAGGTCGTGCTCTACGACGTCGACACGGCGAAGGTCCGCGCCCAGGCGCTCGACCTCGCGCACGGGATCCAGTTCGTGCCGATGGCGCACGTGGTCGGCACGGACGACATCACCGCATGCGCCGGCGCGGACGTCGTGGTGGTGACCGCGGGGGCCAACCAGCGTCCCGGGCAGACCCGCACGGACCTGGCGGAGCGCACGATCGGGCTGATGCGCACGCTCGTGCCGCAGCTCGTCGAGGTCGCGCCCGACGCCGTGTTCGTGATGGTGACGAACCCGGTGGACGTCGTCACCTACGGCGCTCCGGTTCTCCGGACTCCCCCGGCGCCCGGGTCATCGGGTCCGGGACGGTCCTGGACTCCTCCCGGTTCCGGTACCTGA